Proteins encoded in a region of the Gammaproteobacteria bacterium genome:
- the topA gene encoding type I DNA topoisomerase, with protein sequence MSKSLVIVESPAKAKTINKYLGPEFIVKSSIGHIRDLPTSGSSSGSDPKARAAAAAETRKMSAEKKAVHRKIKQKEQLVKRMGVDPEHDWQANYEILPGKEKVVNELRKLAKSADRVYLATDLDREGEAIAWHLKEAIGGDPSRYKRVVFNEITKRAIQEAFSEPGELDMRYVEAQQARRFLDRVVGFMVSPLLWAKVARGLSAGRVQSVAVRLVVEREQEIRAFIPEEYWEVFADLESSDHDKLRCQVVKEAGKNFRPGSKDETDRAVTLLQSAGYQVIQRDDKPTSSKPRPPLITSTLQQAASTRLGFGVKKTMMMAQRLYEAGYITYMRTDSTHLSDDSIAMSRDYILKAFGDRYLPAQPLRYSSKEGAQEAHEAIRPTDANVRAEQLNNMEHDAVRLYNLIWQFFLACQMPRAEYLSSTLTIGAGDFELRAKGRIMKFDGYLRVMPGKEDDVVLPALEVDDQLQLNKLDPIQNFTRPPPRFTEASLVKELEKRDIGRPSTYAAIISTIQDRGYVKLENKRFHALKMGDIVSERLLESFSELMSYDFTARMEDALDDVANGKRSWKDLLDEFYKGFLKQLEKAESENDGMRTNNPTDTDIPCPKCGRNMQIRTASTGVFLGCSGYSLPPKERCKSTINLTPGDEAIRTDNVEEAEEQENVQLRHKHRCKKCGTAMDAYLIDENRKLHVCGNNPDCPGYEVEEGKFKIRGYDGPVIECDKCGAEMQLKTGRFGKYFGCTSESCKNTRKLLRSGQPAPPKMDPVPMPELQCETVEDHYILRDGASGLFLAASKFPKNRETRAPLVEELLPHKDEIDPKYAYLMEAPVKDDEGNKTLVRFSRKTQEQYVQTEVDKKATGWKAFYRDGRWVVSKPEAKSGVRKKPGKKK encoded by the coding sequence ATGTCTAAATCTCTGGTCATCGTAGAGTCTCCTGCCAAAGCCAAGACCATAAACAAGTATCTGGGACCAGAGTTCATCGTTAAATCCAGTATCGGCCACATCCGGGATCTGCCAACCTCCGGCAGCTCCAGCGGCAGCGATCCCAAGGCCAGGGCCGCGGCCGCGGCAGAAACCCGCAAGATGAGCGCCGAAAAGAAAGCGGTGCATCGCAAAATCAAACAGAAAGAACAGCTTGTCAAACGAATGGGCGTGGACCCTGAGCACGACTGGCAGGCCAATTATGAAATCCTGCCCGGTAAGGAAAAGGTGGTCAATGAACTGCGCAAGCTGGCCAAGTCGGCCGATCGGGTTTACCTGGCTACTGACCTTGACAGGGAAGGGGAAGCCATCGCCTGGCATCTGAAGGAAGCAATCGGCGGCGACCCATCCCGTTATAAACGCGTTGTGTTCAACGAGATCACCAAGCGCGCTATCCAGGAGGCCTTCTCCGAGCCGGGTGAACTGGATATGCGTTATGTGGAAGCGCAGCAGGCCAGGCGCTTTCTGGATCGCGTGGTGGGCTTCATGGTTTCACCGCTTTTATGGGCGAAGGTGGCGCGAGGTCTTTCCGCTGGACGCGTCCAATCGGTTGCAGTGCGACTGGTGGTGGAACGGGAGCAGGAAATCCGGGCCTTCATTCCGGAGGAATACTGGGAGGTGTTCGCCGACCTGGAGTCCAGTGATCATGACAAGCTGCGCTGTCAGGTAGTCAAGGAAGCGGGCAAAAATTTCCGGCCCGGCAGTAAAGACGAAACCGACAGGGCGGTCACGTTGCTGCAAAGCGCCGGGTACCAGGTTATTCAGCGTGACGACAAGCCCACTTCGTCAAAACCACGCCCTCCTTTAATCACCTCGACATTGCAACAGGCCGCCAGTACACGACTGGGGTTCGGGGTGAAGAAGACCATGATGATGGCCCAGCGGCTTTACGAAGCCGGCTATATCACCTACATGCGTACTGACTCGACACACCTGAGTGACGACTCTATTGCCATGTCGCGGGACTACATCCTCAAAGCCTTTGGTGACCGTTACCTGCCGGCACAGCCGCTGCGCTACAGCTCCAAAGAGGGTGCCCAGGAAGCGCACGAGGCGATCCGACCCACGGATGCGAATGTCCGTGCCGAGCAGCTCAACAACATGGAACACGACGCGGTGCGGCTGTATAACCTGATCTGGCAGTTTTTCCTCGCCTGTCAGATGCCCAGGGCCGAGTACCTGAGCAGCACGCTGACCATAGGTGCGGGCGACTTCGAATTACGCGCCAAGGGGCGCATCATGAAGTTTGACGGTTACCTGCGGGTCATGCCGGGTAAAGAGGATGATGTGGTATTACCGGCCCTGGAGGTGGATGATCAGCTGCAGTTGAACAAGCTGGATCCAATACAGAACTTTACCCGACCGCCGCCCCGGTTCACCGAGGCCAGCCTGGTCAAGGAGCTTGAAAAGCGGGACATCGGCAGGCCATCGACTTATGCCGCGATTATTTCCACGATTCAGGACCGCGGTTACGTCAAACTGGAAAACAAGCGCTTTCACGCCCTCAAGATGGGTGACATTGTGTCCGAGCGGTTGCTGGAAAGTTTCAGTGAGTTGATGAGTTACGATTTCACGGCGCGCATGGAAGATGCCCTCGATGATGTCGCCAACGGCAAGCGCAGCTGGAAAGATCTGCTGGATGAGTTTTATAAAGGTTTCCTCAAGCAGCTTGAAAAAGCGGAATCTGAAAATGATGGCATGCGCACCAATAACCCTACGGATACGGACATTCCGTGTCCCAAGTGCGGGCGCAATATGCAGATTCGTACGGCTTCAACCGGCGTTTTTCTCGGCTGCTCGGGGTATTCATTGCCGCCCAAGGAGCGTTGTAAAAGTACTATCAATCTGACGCCCGGTGACGAGGCCATCCGCACCGACAACGTGGAAGAGGCGGAGGAGCAGGAGAATGTGCAGCTGCGCCACAAGCACCGTTGTAAAAAATGCGGGACGGCCATGGACGCGTATCTGATCGATGAGAACAGAAAGCTGCATGTCTGTGGCAACAATCCCGATTGTCCCGGCTACGAGGTTGAAGAGGGTAAATTCAAGATTCGAGGTTATGACGGGCCGGTCATCGAGTGTGACAAATGCGGCGCGGAGATGCAGTTAAAGACCGGACGGTTCGGTAAATATTTTGGTTGTACCAGCGAGTCCTGCAAAAATACCCGTAAGTTACTTCGAAGCGGTCAGCCGGCGCCGCCCAAAATGGACCCTGTGCCAATGCCGGAGCTGCAATGCGAAACCGTGGAGGATCATTATATTCTGCGTGATGGGGCGTCGGGGCTGTTTCTGGCGGCCAGCAAGTTTCCCAAGAATCGCGAAACCAGGGCGCCCCTGGTGGAGGAGCTGCTGCCTCACAAAGACGAGATTGACCCCAAGTATGCTTACCTGATGGAAGCTCCGGTCAAGGATGACGAGGGTAACAAAACCCTGGTGCGGTTCAGTCGAAAAACCCAGGAGCAATACGTCCAGACAGAGGTGGATAAGAAGGCTACTGGTTGGAAAGCGTTCTATCGGGATGGTCGATGGGTTGTCAGCAAGCCGGAAGCCAAGTCTGGCGTCCGCAAGAAACCCGGCAAGAAGAAATAG
- the lexA gene encoding transcriptional repressor LexA, with the protein MIKLTPRQEEILTFIRDYLQDTGFPPTRSEIAEKMGFKSPNAAEEHLRALARKGAIEMLPGTSRGIRLPVPEHTGLPVVGQVAAGSPILATECIAEYCEIPPQMFNPRADYLLTVKGSSMVNAGIFEGDLLAVHKTTRANNGDIIVARLGEEVTVKRLQTTRSRHRIQLVAENPDFAPIEVDLRTQPFDIEGVSVGVIRRQL; encoded by the coding sequence ATGATCAAGCTTACGCCTCGCCAGGAAGAAATACTTACCTTCATCAGGGACTATCTGCAGGATACGGGCTTTCCGCCAACTCGTTCGGAAATTGCGGAGAAAATGGGCTTCAAGTCTCCCAATGCCGCTGAAGAACACCTGCGCGCGCTGGCTCGCAAGGGCGCAATCGAGATGCTCCCCGGTACTTCCCGGGGTATCCGGCTTCCGGTCCCGGAACATACCGGCCTTCCGGTGGTAGGACAGGTGGCTGCCGGCAGCCCCATTCTGGCCACCGAGTGTATTGCGGAGTACTGCGAAATACCGCCCCAGATGTTCAATCCGCGGGCGGATTATCTGCTGACGGTGAAAGGCTCCAGCATGGTGAATGCGGGTATATTCGAAGGTGATCTGCTGGCGGTACACAAGACCACCCGGGCCAATAACGGAGACATCATTGTTGCGCGTCTCGGTGAGGAGGTGACAGTCAAGCGCCTGCAGACCACCCGAAGCCGGCACCGCATACAGCTTGTCGCGGAGAACCCGGATTTTGCTCCTATCGAGGTAGACCTGCGAACGCAACCGTTTGACATTGAGGGGGTGAGTGTCGGCGTGATTCGCAGACAGCTCTAG
- a CDS encoding DUF6763 family protein, which translates to MNHLAAEISAWYQDLNSGTIFEVVAIDEESGTIEYQHLDGEVGEFDLSTWQQLPLLAAEAPEDWRTPYEVNKEDSQYHDQAIIPENWSGALTDLEPDLLDLGDDFQIL; encoded by the coding sequence ATGAATCATCTGGCAGCTGAAATTTCGGCCTGGTACCAGGATCTCAATAGCGGCACAATCTTCGAAGTCGTCGCGATCGATGAGGAGAGCGGTACTATCGAGTATCAGCATCTGGATGGGGAGGTCGGCGAGTTCGATCTGTCCACCTGGCAACAACTGCCGCTGCTCGCCGCCGAAGCGCCCGAGGACTGGCGGACTCCCTACGAAGTCAACAAGGAGGACAGCCAGTACCACGACCAGGCCATCATCCCGGAAAACTGGTCCGGCGCGTTGACCGATCTGGAACCGGACCTGCTGGACCTTGGTGACGACTTCCAGATCCTCTAG
- the nagZ gene encoding beta-N-acetylhexosaminidase codes for MKNSSGLGPLMLDVQGLQLSAADRDVLCHPQTGGVILGLYGRNYESLNQLRDLVAGIRECNPQLLIAVDQEGGRVQRFKQDFTRLPSMHTFGELYARDRQQGLSLAETCGWLMAAEVLACGLDLSFAPVLDLYRPESRIIADRAFAAVPDDVVSLANAFIAGMHAAGMKATGKHFPGHGSVPEDSHVELPIDNRSLEELEQSDLLPFSRCVDNLDAVMPGHVVYTQIDEQCAALSPAWLQDVLRYRLGFKGIIFSDDLTMAAADSAGDMQRRAHLALDAGCDMVLVCNDRPRAEEVLHWLESQSWPGNAGLTAMAGERRYDWEGLHESAQWRAAREQIAPLTAE; via the coding sequence ATGAAGAATTCGAGTGGACTTGGCCCATTGATGCTGGATGTTCAGGGGCTGCAGTTGAGCGCCGCTGACAGAGATGTCCTGTGTCACCCCCAGACTGGCGGGGTGATACTGGGGCTCTATGGGCGTAATTACGAGTCACTCAATCAGCTGCGTGACCTGGTGGCCGGCATCAGAGAATGTAACCCGCAGTTACTGATTGCCGTGGATCAGGAAGGTGGACGGGTACAACGATTCAAGCAGGATTTTACCCGGCTGCCCAGCATGCATACCTTTGGCGAGCTGTACGCCCGGGATCGCCAGCAGGGGTTGTCCCTGGCCGAGACCTGTGGCTGGTTGATGGCGGCGGAGGTGCTGGCGTGCGGGCTAGATCTGAGTTTTGCACCGGTGCTGGATCTGTACCGTCCCGAAAGCCGTATTATCGCCGACCGGGCGTTCGCTGCCGTCCCGGACGATGTGGTCAGCCTGGCGAATGCTTTCATTGCCGGCATGCATGCCGCCGGCATGAAGGCGACGGGCAAGCACTTTCCCGGGCACGGCAGTGTGCCGGAAGATTCCCATGTTGAATTGCCGATCGATAATCGCAGTCTGGAGGAACTGGAGCAGTCGGATCTGCTGCCATTCAGTCGCTGTGTCGACAACCTGGATGCTGTGATGCCCGGCCACGTGGTCTATACCCAGATTGATGAGCAATGTGCAGCGTTGTCTCCAGCCTGGTTGCAGGATGTGCTGCGTTATCGGCTTGGCTTCAAAGGGATCATTTTCAGTGACGATCTGACCATGGCGGCTGCCGATTCTGCCGGTGACATGCAGCGACGGGCGCATCTCGCTCTGGATGCAGGGTGTGACATGGTGCTGGTCTGTAACGACCGGCCCCGGGCCGAAGAGGTACTGCATTGGCTGGAATCCCAGTCCTGGCCTGGCAACGCCGGATTGACGGCCATGGCAGGGGAGAGGCGGTACGACTGGGAAGGGTTGCATGAAAGTGCGCAGTGGCGGGCCGCCCGCGAGCAGATTGCACCGCTGACTGCTGAATGA
- a CDS encoding hypoxanthine-guanine phosphoribosyltransferase — protein MHPKQIKEVWRRSRCLYDEAAVEAALDRMAEQITQRLGDCNPVLLCVMHGGLITTGKLAQRLKFPLQMDYLHATRYREQTSGADLQWKVTPSVSLQGRAVLLIDDILDEGETLAQVKAYCLEQGSDKVYTAVLIDKKHDRKHPDSVADFVGLEAEDYYLFGYGMDYRGYLRNAAGIFAIDEADR, from the coding sequence ATACATCCGAAACAAATCAAGGAAGTCTGGCGTCGCTCCCGCTGTCTGTATGATGAAGCAGCAGTGGAGGCGGCGCTGGATCGAATGGCGGAACAGATCACCCAGCGCCTGGGGGACTGCAACCCGGTTCTACTGTGTGTCATGCATGGCGGGTTGATCACCACCGGCAAACTGGCCCAGCGACTCAAATTTCCTTTGCAGATGGATTACCTCCACGCCACCCGCTACCGGGAACAGACCAGTGGCGCAGATCTGCAGTGGAAAGTGACACCCTCGGTGTCATTGCAGGGAAGGGCGGTGCTGCTGATCGATGACATTCTTGATGAAGGAGAGACGCTGGCGCAGGTCAAGGCCTATTGTCTCGAGCAGGGAAGTGACAAGGTCTACACAGCGGTGCTGATCGATAAAAAGCACGACCGCAAACACCCTGACAGCGTGGCCGACTTCGTCGGCCTGGAAGCCGAGGATTATTACCTGTTCGGGTATGGGATGGACTATCGGGGTTATCTGAGAAATGCGGCGGGTATTTTCGCGATCGATGAGGCTGATCGCTAG